In Chiloscyllium plagiosum isolate BGI_BamShark_2017 chromosome 18, ASM401019v2, whole genome shotgun sequence, a single genomic region encodes these proteins:
- the glt8d1 gene encoding glycosyltransferase 8 domain-containing protein 1 isoform X2 — protein MPFRKDSKYNGVRRIAQERTGEEIPILIPAVEERLGGVIAAINSIYSNTRSNVIFYVVTTNDTIEHLRAWLQKEELMGIKHKILRFDPRVLKGKVQDEGDSTEIKPLTFARFYLPILISATEKVIYLDDDVIVQGDIRELYDTELKAGHAAAFSEDCDSVSSKLLVRGAGSQNTYLGFLDYKKETIRKLGMKASTCSFNPGVFVANLTEWKQQNITEQLERWMEINVVENLYGGALAGSVTTPPMLLVFYKQYSSIDPLWHVRYLGSNAGTRYSSHFIKAAKLLHWNGRFKPWGRTSSYSDIWDRWYIPDPTGKFHPVRRHAEDEEAH, from the exons ATGCCTTTCAGGAAAG ATTCAAAATATAATGGAGTACGGAGGATTGCACAAGAGAGAACTGGTGAAGAGATTCCAATTCTGATCCCAGCTGTGGAGGAGCGACTTGGAGGCGTAATAGCAGCTATAAATAGTATATATAGTAACACCAGGTCAAATGTGATCTTTTATGTAGTTACAACAAATGACACCATTGAACATTTAAG AGCTTGGCTTCAGAAGGAAGAACTGATGGGTATAAAGCATAAAATTCTTAGATTTGATCCTCGTGTTCTGAAAGGCAAAGTACAAGATGAAGGTGATTCAACTGAAATAAAACCA TTGACTTTTGCAAGGTTTTATCTACCTATTTTGATTTCTGCAACAGAGAAAGTCATTTACCTGGATGATGATGTGATTGTGCAAG GAGATATCCGTGAACTTTATGACACTGAGCTGAAGGCAGGTCatgctgcagcattttctgaaGATTGCGATTCTGTATCTTCAAAGTTGTTGgttagaggtgctggaagtcaG AACACATATTTGGGATTCCTTGATTATAAAAAAGAAACCATTAGGAAACTTGGTATGAAGGCAAGCACATGCTCCTTTAACCCTGGTGTTTTTGTAGCTAACCTCACCGAGTGGAAGCAGCAGAACATCACAGAGCAGCTTGAAAGGTGGATGGAAATCAATGTAGT GGAGAACTTGTATGGTGGTGCTCTGGCTGGCAGTGTTACAACACCCCCCATGCTCTTGGTGTTCTATAAACAATACTCTTCCATTGATCCATTATGGCATGTGAGGTATCTTG GGTCTAATGCCGGTACCAGATATTCATCGCATTTTATTAAAGCTGCCAAGTTGCTTCATTGGAATGGACGTTTCAAACCATGGGGGCGTACCTCTTCTTACAGTGATATTTGGGACAGATGGTACATTCCAGACCCCACTGGAAAATTCCACCCAGTACGTAGACATGCAGAGGATGAAGAAGCTCATTAG
- the glt8d1 gene encoding glycosyltransferase 8 domain-containing protein 1 isoform X1, which translates to MPFRKAHILIILLVAIVLLIVMHHNLFNANDLLRKENSDSKYNGVRRIAQERTGEEIPILIPAVEERLGGVIAAINSIYSNTRSNVIFYVVTTNDTIEHLRAWLQKEELMGIKHKILRFDPRVLKGKVQDEGDSTEIKPLTFARFYLPILISATEKVIYLDDDVIVQGDIRELYDTELKAGHAAAFSEDCDSVSSKLLVRGAGSQNTYLGFLDYKKETIRKLGMKASTCSFNPGVFVANLTEWKQQNITEQLERWMEINVVENLYGGALAGSVTTPPMLLVFYKQYSSIDPLWHVRYLGSNAGTRYSSHFIKAAKLLHWNGRFKPWGRTSSYSDIWDRWYIPDPTGKFHPVRRHAEDEEAH; encoded by the exons ATGCCTTTCAGGAAAG ctCATATCCTCATTATTCTGCTTGTTGCAATTGTGCTTTTGATAGTTATGCACCATAATCTATTCAATGCTAATGACCTATTGAGGAAGGAGAATTCCG ATTCAAAATATAATGGAGTACGGAGGATTGCACAAGAGAGAACTGGTGAAGAGATTCCAATTCTGATCCCAGCTGTGGAGGAGCGACTTGGAGGCGTAATAGCAGCTATAAATAGTATATATAGTAACACCAGGTCAAATGTGATCTTTTATGTAGTTACAACAAATGACACCATTGAACATTTAAG AGCTTGGCTTCAGAAGGAAGAACTGATGGGTATAAAGCATAAAATTCTTAGATTTGATCCTCGTGTTCTGAAAGGCAAAGTACAAGATGAAGGTGATTCAACTGAAATAAAACCA TTGACTTTTGCAAGGTTTTATCTACCTATTTTGATTTCTGCAACAGAGAAAGTCATTTACCTGGATGATGATGTGATTGTGCAAG GAGATATCCGTGAACTTTATGACACTGAGCTGAAGGCAGGTCatgctgcagcattttctgaaGATTGCGATTCTGTATCTTCAAAGTTGTTGgttagaggtgctggaagtcaG AACACATATTTGGGATTCCTTGATTATAAAAAAGAAACCATTAGGAAACTTGGTATGAAGGCAAGCACATGCTCCTTTAACCCTGGTGTTTTTGTAGCTAACCTCACCGAGTGGAAGCAGCAGAACATCACAGAGCAGCTTGAAAGGTGGATGGAAATCAATGTAGT GGAGAACTTGTATGGTGGTGCTCTGGCTGGCAGTGTTACAACACCCCCCATGCTCTTGGTGTTCTATAAACAATACTCTTCCATTGATCCATTATGGCATGTGAGGTATCTTG GGTCTAATGCCGGTACCAGATATTCATCGCATTTTATTAAAGCTGCCAAGTTGCTTCATTGGAATGGACGTTTCAAACCATGGGGGCGTACCTCTTCTTACAGTGATATTTGGGACAGATGGTACATTCCAGACCCCACTGGAAAATTCCACCCAGTACGTAGACATGCAGAGGATGAAGAAGCTCATTAG